One Glycine max cultivar Williams 82 chromosome 3, Glycine_max_v4.0, whole genome shotgun sequence DNA window includes the following coding sequences:
- the LOC100809128 gene encoding 4-alpha-glucanotransferase DPE2 isoform X2, translated as MQRSDFPIKYRYGKYDRCGNFSIESGPNREVSTNSSRSEAKYIFLSDGMMREIPWRGAGVAIPMFSIRSESDLGVGEFLDLKLLVDWAVATGFHLVQLLPINDTSVHGMWWDSYPYSSLSVFALHPLYLRVQALSKNIPEAIKKEIEKAKQQLDGKDVDYEATMATKLSIAKKVFAQEKDLILNSSSFKEFFSENEGWLKPYAAFCFLRDFFETSDRTQWGHFAHYSEDKLEKLVSKDSLHYEIICFHYYVQYHLHLQLSEAAEYARKKGVILKGDLPIGVDRNSVDTWVYPNLFRMNTSTGAPPDYFDKNGQNWGFPTYNWEEMSKDNYGWWRARLTQMAKYFTAYRIDHILGFFRIWELPDHAATGLVGKFRPSIPLSLEELEREGIWDFNRLSRPYIKRELLQEKFGDAWTFVATTFLNEIDKNFYEFKEDCNTEKKIASKLKICAESSLLLESVDKLRHNLFDLSQNIVLIRDSEDPRKFYPRFNLEDTSSFQDLDDHSKNVLKRLYNDYYFCRQENLWRQNALKTLPVLLNSSDMLACGEDLGLIPSCVHPVMQELGLVGLRIQRMPNEPDLEFGIPSKYSYMTVCAPSCHDCSTLRAWWEEDEERRLRFFKNVMESDELPPDQCVPEVVHFVLRQHFEAPSMWAIFPLQDLLALKEEYTTRPATEETINDPTNPKHYWRYRVHVTLESLIKDNDLQTTIKDLVRWSGRSLPKEDDSEVEVSPVSVLSSAEALSEKQKFAGTMEKPVLVK; from the exons ATGCAAAGGAGTGATTTCCCCATAAA ATATAGATATGGCAAATATGACAGGTGTGGAAACTTTTCTATAGAGAGTGGTCCAAATCGAGAAGTCTCTACTAACTCCTCAAGGAGTGaggcaaaatatatttttctttcagatGGCATGATGCGG GAAATACCTTGGCGTGGTGCTGGCGTAGCAATCCCAATGTTTTCTATTAGGTCGGAATCTGATCTGGGTGTTGGAGAGTTTCTTGACCTTAAGTTGCTAGTTGACTGGGCTGTAGCAACTGGTTTCCATTTAGTTCAACTTTTACCAATCAATGATACATCTGTGCATGGGATGTGGTGGGATTCTTATCCATACAG TTCACTCTCAGTCTTTGCATTGCATCCATTGTACCTGAGAGTACAGGCACTTTCTAAGAACATACCCGAGGCGATCAAG AAAGAGATTGAAAAGGCAAAGCAGCAACTAGATGGGAAG GATGTTGATTATGAGGCTACAATGGCTACTAAACTCTCAATTGCTAAGAAAGTTTTTGCTCAAGAGAAAGATTTGATACTTAATTCAAGTTCCTTTAAGGAGTTCTTTTCTGAGAATGAG GGTTGGTTGAAACCCTATGCTGCTTTCTGTTTCCTGCGGGACTTCTTTGAAACATCAGATCGCACTCAATGGGGTCATTTTGCTCATTACTCAGAAGATAAG CTAGAGAAACTTGTATCCAAGGACAGCCTGCATTATGAGATAATTTGCTTCCACTACTATGTTCAATACCATTTACATTTACAA TTATCAGAAGCTGCAGAATATGCAAGAAAGAAGGGAGTGATACTAAAGGGAGATCTTCCTATTGGGGTTGACAGAAACAGTGTGGATACCTGGGTGTATCCAAATTTGTTCCGAATGAATACTTCTACTGGGGCACCTCcagattattttgataaaaatggCCAGAATTGGGGTTTCCCTACATATAATTGGGAAGAAATGTCAAAGGACAACTATGGTTGGTGGAGAGCTCGATTGACACag ATGGCAAAATATTTTACAGCTTACAGGATTGATCACATATTGGGATTCTTCCGAATTTGGGAACTTCCGGATCATGCTGCGACAGGTCTTGTTGGAAAATTCCGACCATCTATTCCTCTTAGTCTG GAAGAACTTGAAAGAGAAGGAATATGGGACTTTAATCGCCTAAGTCGCCCATATATTAAGCGGGAATTATTGCAG GAAAAATTTGGTGATGCTTGGACTTTTGTTGCAACAACTTTTCTAAATGAAATTGACAAGAACTTCTATGAG TTCAAGGAGGATTGCAACACAGAGAAAAAAATAGCTTCCAAACTGAAAATTTGTGCAGAAAGTTCTCTATTGTTGGAGAGTGTAGACAAATTGAGGCACAATCTCTTTGATCTTTCACAG AATATAGTTCTAATCCGAGATTCAGAAGATCCAAGAAAATTTTATCCTCGTTTCAACCTTGAAGATACCTCAAGTTTCCAGGATTTGGATGATCATAG CAAGAATGTTCTCAAAAGATTATACAATGACTACTATTTCTGTCGTCAAGAGAATCTTTGGAGGCAAAATGCATTGAAGACCCTTCCTGTACTTCTAAATTCATCAGACATGCTAGCCTGTGGGGAAGATTTGGGCCTCATTCCATCTTGTGTCCATCCT GTTATGCAAGAACTGGGATTAGTTGGGTTGCGCATTCAGCGCATGCCCAATGAACCTGATCTGGAATTTGGTATTCCTTCTAAGTACAGCTACATGACG GTATGTGCCCCTTCATGTCATGACTGTTCCACCTTGCGTGCTTGGtgggaagaagatgaagaaagaaGACTCAGGTTTTTCAAGAATGTGATGGAGTCCGATGAGTTGCCGCCCGATCAATGTGTTCCAGAAGTTGTACATTTTGTTCTAAGACAGCATTTTGAAGCCCCATCAATGTGGGCAATCTTCCCTCTTCAG GACTTGTTAGCATTGAAAGAAGAATATACAACACGCCCTGCAACAGAGGAGACAATCAACGACCCTACGAATCCGAAGCACTATTGGAGATACC GTGTGCATGTGACTTTGGAATCACTGATCAAAGATAATGACCTCCAAACCACCATCAAAGATCTCGTACGTTGGAGTGGAAGATCACTCCCTAAGGAAGACGACTCAGAAGTAGAAGTGAGCCCAGTGTCGGTGTTGTCATCAGCAGAAGCTCTTTCTGAGAAGCAGAAGTTTGCCGGTACCATGGAAAAGCCTGTTCTtgtcaaataa
- the LOC100809128 gene encoding 4-alpha-glucanotransferase DPE2 isoform X1: MVNPGLFSANKSVNSVKVSFRIPYFTQWGQTLLVCGSVPVLGSWNVKKGVLLRPIHQGAELIWGGSITVPKGFRCQYSYYVVDDNKNVLRWEMGKKHELVLPEGIRSGHEIEFRDLWQTGSDALPFRSAFKDVIFRQSWDLSDTTVGVNHINIEPEGEAILVQFKISCPNIEKDTSIYVIGSNTKLGQWKVENGLKLSYFGESVWKSECVMQRSDFPIKYRYGKYDRCGNFSIESGPNREVSTNSSRSEAKYIFLSDGMMREIPWRGAGVAIPMFSIRSESDLGVGEFLDLKLLVDWAVATGFHLVQLLPINDTSVHGMWWDSYPYSSLSVFALHPLYLRVQALSKNIPEAIKKEIEKAKQQLDGKDVDYEATMATKLSIAKKVFAQEKDLILNSSSFKEFFSENEGWLKPYAAFCFLRDFFETSDRTQWGHFAHYSEDKLEKLVSKDSLHYEIICFHYYVQYHLHLQLSEAAEYARKKGVILKGDLPIGVDRNSVDTWVYPNLFRMNTSTGAPPDYFDKNGQNWGFPTYNWEEMSKDNYGWWRARLTQMAKYFTAYRIDHILGFFRIWELPDHAATGLVGKFRPSIPLSLEELEREGIWDFNRLSRPYIKRELLQEKFGDAWTFVATTFLNEIDKNFYEFKEDCNTEKKIASKLKICAESSLLLESVDKLRHNLFDLSQNIVLIRDSEDPRKFYPRFNLEDTSSFQDLDDHSKNVLKRLYNDYYFCRQENLWRQNALKTLPVLLNSSDMLACGEDLGLIPSCVHPVMQELGLVGLRIQRMPNEPDLEFGIPSKYSYMTVCAPSCHDCSTLRAWWEEDEERRLRFFKNVMESDELPPDQCVPEVVHFVLRQHFEAPSMWAIFPLQDLLALKEEYTTRPATEETINDPTNPKHYWRYRVHVTLESLIKDNDLQTTIKDLVRWSGRSLPKEDDSEVEVSPVSVLSSAEALSEKQKFAGTMEKPVLVK; encoded by the exons ATGGTGAATCCAGGATTGTTTTCTGCGAATAAGTCTGTGAATTCGGTGAAAGTAAGCTTTCGGATACCGTATTTTACCCAATGGGGTCAGACCTTGTTGGTGTGTGGCTCTGTTCCAGTGCTTGGTTCATGGAATGTGAAGAAGGGTGTGCTGCTCAGGCCCATTCATCAAGGGGCTGAGCTCATCTGGGGTGGAAGCATCACTGTGCCAAAAGGGTTCCGATGCCAGTACAGCTATTATGTTGTAGATGATAACAAGAATGTGCTGAGATGGGAGATGGGGAAGAAGCATGAATTGGTACTCCCTGAAGGAATTCGGAGTGGCCACGAGATTGAGTTCCGTGATCTTTGGCAG ACTGGCTCAGATGCACTCCCTTTCAGAAGTGCTTTCAAAGATGTAATTTTTCGGCAAAGCTGGGATTTGAGTGACACAACCGTAGGAGTAAACCACATTAATATTGAACCGGAag GAGAAGCTATCTTGGTCCAATTCAAAATATCCTGCCCAAATATTGAGAAAGACACATCA ATATATGTCATTGGTAGCAATACAAAGTTGGGGCAGtggaaagttgaaaatggactAAAACTCAGCTATTTTGGTGAATCTGTCTGGAAAAGTGAATGCGTGATGCAAAGGAGTGATTTCCCCATAAA ATATAGATATGGCAAATATGACAGGTGTGGAAACTTTTCTATAGAGAGTGGTCCAAATCGAGAAGTCTCTACTAACTCCTCAAGGAGTGaggcaaaatatatttttctttcagatGGCATGATGCGG GAAATACCTTGGCGTGGTGCTGGCGTAGCAATCCCAATGTTTTCTATTAGGTCGGAATCTGATCTGGGTGTTGGAGAGTTTCTTGACCTTAAGTTGCTAGTTGACTGGGCTGTAGCAACTGGTTTCCATTTAGTTCAACTTTTACCAATCAATGATACATCTGTGCATGGGATGTGGTGGGATTCTTATCCATACAG TTCACTCTCAGTCTTTGCATTGCATCCATTGTACCTGAGAGTACAGGCACTTTCTAAGAACATACCCGAGGCGATCAAG AAAGAGATTGAAAAGGCAAAGCAGCAACTAGATGGGAAG GATGTTGATTATGAGGCTACAATGGCTACTAAACTCTCAATTGCTAAGAAAGTTTTTGCTCAAGAGAAAGATTTGATACTTAATTCAAGTTCCTTTAAGGAGTTCTTTTCTGAGAATGAG GGTTGGTTGAAACCCTATGCTGCTTTCTGTTTCCTGCGGGACTTCTTTGAAACATCAGATCGCACTCAATGGGGTCATTTTGCTCATTACTCAGAAGATAAG CTAGAGAAACTTGTATCCAAGGACAGCCTGCATTATGAGATAATTTGCTTCCACTACTATGTTCAATACCATTTACATTTACAA TTATCAGAAGCTGCAGAATATGCAAGAAAGAAGGGAGTGATACTAAAGGGAGATCTTCCTATTGGGGTTGACAGAAACAGTGTGGATACCTGGGTGTATCCAAATTTGTTCCGAATGAATACTTCTACTGGGGCACCTCcagattattttgataaaaatggCCAGAATTGGGGTTTCCCTACATATAATTGGGAAGAAATGTCAAAGGACAACTATGGTTGGTGGAGAGCTCGATTGACACag ATGGCAAAATATTTTACAGCTTACAGGATTGATCACATATTGGGATTCTTCCGAATTTGGGAACTTCCGGATCATGCTGCGACAGGTCTTGTTGGAAAATTCCGACCATCTATTCCTCTTAGTCTG GAAGAACTTGAAAGAGAAGGAATATGGGACTTTAATCGCCTAAGTCGCCCATATATTAAGCGGGAATTATTGCAG GAAAAATTTGGTGATGCTTGGACTTTTGTTGCAACAACTTTTCTAAATGAAATTGACAAGAACTTCTATGAG TTCAAGGAGGATTGCAACACAGAGAAAAAAATAGCTTCCAAACTGAAAATTTGTGCAGAAAGTTCTCTATTGTTGGAGAGTGTAGACAAATTGAGGCACAATCTCTTTGATCTTTCACAG AATATAGTTCTAATCCGAGATTCAGAAGATCCAAGAAAATTTTATCCTCGTTTCAACCTTGAAGATACCTCAAGTTTCCAGGATTTGGATGATCATAG CAAGAATGTTCTCAAAAGATTATACAATGACTACTATTTCTGTCGTCAAGAGAATCTTTGGAGGCAAAATGCATTGAAGACCCTTCCTGTACTTCTAAATTCATCAGACATGCTAGCCTGTGGGGAAGATTTGGGCCTCATTCCATCTTGTGTCCATCCT GTTATGCAAGAACTGGGATTAGTTGGGTTGCGCATTCAGCGCATGCCCAATGAACCTGATCTGGAATTTGGTATTCCTTCTAAGTACAGCTACATGACG GTATGTGCCCCTTCATGTCATGACTGTTCCACCTTGCGTGCTTGGtgggaagaagatgaagaaagaaGACTCAGGTTTTTCAAGAATGTGATGGAGTCCGATGAGTTGCCGCCCGATCAATGTGTTCCAGAAGTTGTACATTTTGTTCTAAGACAGCATTTTGAAGCCCCATCAATGTGGGCAATCTTCCCTCTTCAG GACTTGTTAGCATTGAAAGAAGAATATACAACACGCCCTGCAACAGAGGAGACAATCAACGACCCTACGAATCCGAAGCACTATTGGAGATACC GTGTGCATGTGACTTTGGAATCACTGATCAAAGATAATGACCTCCAAACCACCATCAAAGATCTCGTACGTTGGAGTGGAAGATCACTCCCTAAGGAAGACGACTCAGAAGTAGAAGTGAGCCCAGTGTCGGTGTTGTCATCAGCAGAAGCTCTTTCTGAGAAGCAGAAGTTTGCCGGTACCATGGAAAAGCCTGTTCTtgtcaaataa